In Nitrospirota bacterium, the genomic window CGAGCACGACTTCCACGGACCCCCGGCAGTCGGCCAGGTACGTGAACTCCGTGCGGGCTATCCGTAACACGAGGGGATTGATCTCGTAGAACCGGAACAGGTCTCCCGGCTCGGCATAAGCGGCCAGGGAGCCCGCACCGAGTCCGATCACGCCCACCTTGATCGGCGATTGCCGCCGGGATTGCAGGGCGAGGCCGATGCCCGTCCCGGGTCCGTAGTACGTGACCCGGTCGCGCCTATGTCCCGGCGCCATGAGCTGCATGCCGTGGTCCACGGTCCCGTGGACCAGGATGCGGTGTTCCTCGTCCGTTCCCCGGTCGTACTCATTCACCCGCAGACCTCCATAAAAATTTCTGACCGCAATGCGCGCTGTCTCGCCGTATTTCGTCATATACCTGCCTCCGGTGAAAACCACGGTAACGGCGACGCACCAGCCGAGGGCGAGGGCCAGGCGGTCCCTCCGGTAATCGAGCAGGAACAGCATCAGGACCGCGCACGCGCCAAGGGCGAGGGGAAGCTCGAAATACGCCGGCATGGTGTTCGGCGCTACGAGCCCGACGAGGACGCCGCCGAAGGCGCCGCCGAGGGAGAGCATGAGGTAGAACGACGTCAGGTGGTGCGGCGAAGGCTTGCGGCGCACCAGTTCGCCGTGACAGTACATGCAGCAGATGAACAGGCCCGCGGTAAAGACGGGAATGACCGTTCTGAGGTTCGTCTGCGAGTTCCAGGCGATCAGCCCGTATGCCATGGTGCCCAGGGCGGCCGGCAGGAGCCACGCAAAGATGCGGCGGCTGTAGATCCGCTCGAAATCAAAGGTAAGCACGAACGTCAGCAGATACAGGGAGAGCGGCACGACCCAGAGGAACGGGATCGAGGCCACGTTCTGCGTCAGGTGATTCGTGACGGCGAGAAGGAGCGTCGAGGCGCAGCCGGCGAGCAGGAACCAGAGGAGCTGCTGCCCCGCCCGGGGCGGGCCGTTGTCCCCGCTGTCCGCAAGGCCCTTGGCGGCGCAGGCCTGCTCGCCGGGGCTCCGGCTGCTCAGGAAGGCCGAGGCGACCGCGAGCACGCCAAAGACGATGTATGCCGCCGACCATCCCTGCGACTGTTGCCCGAGGGTGACCTTCGGCTCCACGATGACGGGATAGGCCAGGAGGCCGGCAAGGGACGCCAGGTTGGAGAGTGCGAACAGCCGGTAGGGGAGCCCCGCCCGGTATTTCCGGCTGTACCAAGCTTGGAGGAGCGGGCTTGTCGAGGAGAGCAGGAAGTACGGCAGCCCGACGGAGAACGTGAGCAGGCCCAGGATGCGCATAACGGGGTCCTCGCTGCCAACAGGTTTCCATGAAAGGGCGGGCGCGATCGGCAGGAACGGAAGGCTTGCGCAGAGCAGGGCGCCGTGCACGAGGGCCTGCGCTTTCGGTTTGAGCGAACGGATCGACCAGTGGGCGTAGAGATAGCCGCCGAGGAGCGTTGTCTGGAAAAAGAGCATCGCCGTGATCCAGACAGCGGCGGATCCGCCGAACCACGGCAGGATCATCTTGGCGATCATGGGCTGGATCTGAAACAGCAGGAAGGCGCTCAGGAATATCGTTGTGGCGGAGAGAAGCATTTCGAGGCGGGATTATAACACAACCGGCGGGCCGAGTCTTGCGAAAAATGGCCGGCCATCGCTCACGGGGCGCTCCAGAGTCCGTAGGCCACGATAAGGAGCAGCCCCGGCAGCAGGTCAAGCGTCTTGGTGCTTTTGAGCTTCAGCAGGTTCAGGCCGATGGCGAGAACGATGATCCCGCCCAGGCCGTCGATGTTGCTCATCATGCGCTGCGTGGCGAGGGCGGTCAGGCTGCCGGAGAAGAGGGTCAACGCCCCCTGGACCACGAAGACCGTGACGGCCGAGAACGCGACCGACCTGCCGTAGCGCGAGGCCAGGAGGAAAGACGCGAAGCAGTCCATGACCGACTTGGTCCTGATCAGCGTGCCGTCGCCGTTCAGCCCGTCCTTGAGCGAACCGATGATGGTCATGGAGCCGACGCAGAACAGGGTGCTGGCCATCACAAAGCCCTCGGTGTCGTACCTTCCCGAGAAGAAGGCGTTGTTCATGCGGTTCAGGGCATTGTTCACCCGGTCCTCAAGCCTGAATGCGCTGCCCGCCAGCGCGCCGAGCACGAGGCAGAACACGATCGGGATGATATCGCCGCCGTTCAGGCACATTCTGAGCCCGACGACGGCCGTGACCAGGCCGAGCACGGTGAACACGGCTTCCTTGACGTTCTCGTTGACCTTTTCCCCGGCCAGGAGGCCGAGCAGGCTGCCGCCTGCCACGAGCAGGCTGTTGAACACATACCCTTTCATGGGGCTGTATTATACGCTTTTTATTCGCTGAGGGAACCGGATAATGCAGGCCCGCTGCACCGCGGCAGGTTCAATTGCAGAAAAGGGGAATTACTTGCGTACAACATTTTCAAATCGCATCATTTAAAATTCTAATTGAGTATTTTTTAAAGTTGTGGTAAGGTACGACACCGTAGCGTTTACCAATAATCCCTGAAGGAGGAGTAGAAAAAGATGAAGAAGATCGCAGCAGTTTTTGTGGTAGTGCTTATGGTTGTTTCACTGGTTTCCCTGGTTTTCGCAGCAGGCATGGATATGCAGAAGGGCACCATCAAGAGCGTGGATGCAAAGGCCGGTACGGTCGTTTTCTGCGCTGAAGGCACCAACGCTGACATGACCCTGAAGGCCGACAAGGCCGTCGACCTCAGCAAGGTAAAGGCCGGCGACAAGGTCCAAGTATCCGTCGAGAAGGACACGCTGAAGCACGTCATGGCCGCGCCGGCAGCCGCTCCCGCAGCGAAGCCCAAGGCTCCCGTGGGCTGCTAACCATTCCGAATCATCCTTGAAAGGGGTCTCCCGTCCGGGAGGCTCCTTTTTTTTGCCCAACGACCCTATGAGACTCTGGTCTTTTCATCCCAAGTATCTTGACCCGAAAGGCCTGGTCGCGCTCTGGCGCGAGGCATTGCTGGCACAACAGGTGCTGCGCGGCAGCACCATAGGCTACCGGAGCCATCCCCAGTTGGAGCGCTTCAAGGCCCACGCGCGTCCTAAAGAGGCGATCGCTACCTATCTCCGGTCGATCTGGCGAGAAGCCCGGGAGCGCGGCTATTGCTTTGACGCGGCCAGGATCGGACCCGGAAAGACGACCAGCCGCATTGCCTGTACGGAAGGCCAGCTCGGGTACGAATGGAAACACCTGCTCGGGAAGCTGAAAATGAGGGACCCGGAGCGCTACCGTGAACTTCTGTTGGCATCCCTGCCCGATCCGCATCCGTTCTTCATCATCGTTCCCGGTGACATTGCAGCCTGGGAGGCGGCCCCTGGCCGCGGGAGGCAGGTAAAATAAAACAGAAGGGATCACAATATCCCTTGATTTACCGGGGAGTTTATTCTATTATTGGGCGTCCGAGAAGGATGGAATCAATAAAACCTGCTGAAATGGGGAGGAACACGGAGTGAACAAGGTGAACCAGGAAGAGCTCGCGCAGAAGATCCAGAAATTGAAAGCGGCCGCTGCAGAGAAGAGCAAGAAGGCCGAAGGAAAAAAATCCGACGCCGGCGTGCGCGAAGCCCGGAAAAAAGTGAAGAGGGCGCAGCGGAAACTCCGTGCAGCCAAAGCTTATAAGTCCGTGAGCAAGAAATCGGAAGCAAAGCCTGAAGAAAAGGCCTCGGCGTAGAACGGGTGCGTGCATGCGAAGCGTGGTCGGGGGCAGCAGGGCGGGGATGCGCCAGGGTCTGATGCTCGCTGTTCTCCTGCTGGCAGCGGCATGCGCGGAAAAGCAGTTTCCGGCGGCATCCTCTTCTGTATCCCCGTCTGTTCCCCCAGCAGCGCCGGCTGCTGAGGCCCGGTCCGCTCAAACACGGACGGCTTCAGCGCAGACTGTGACTTACCAGGAAACGGGGATAGCCTCCTGGTACGGCAGGGAATTTCAGGGCAGGAAGACGGCCAGCGGCGAAATTTTCGACATGAATGCCCTCTCGGCAGCTCACCGCACCCTGCCGCTCGGCACGGTCATCCGCGTCACCAATCTCGAAAACCTCAAGAGCATCAAACTCACGGTGAACGACCGAGGACCTTTTAGCGGCAACAGGGTCCTGGACCTCTCCTACGGAGCTGCCCGCGAGCTCGGCTTTATCGCACAAGGCACGGCACGGGTCAGGATCGAGGCGCTGGAGCAGCCGAACGGGAACGCGACCTATACGGTTCAGGCAGCGGTCTTTACCGAAGCGGAGAGCGCCCAGCTGCTGAAGGACCGGCTTTCCCGGAAGTACGAGGTCATCACGATCACTCCTTTTGAGACGAACCTCGGGAGGCTCTACCGGGTCCGGGTCGGTTCGTACGGAACCCTGGAGAAGGCTGAACTGGTCGCAGGCAAGCTGAAACTGGAAGGGCTCGAGCCCTATGTTGTGCGGAAGGACTGAGCAGCGGAGCGAAATGAGAGAAGGAACAGGGCAAATTCGATGCATCGTGCAGGTGTGAATCATGAAGATCGCTGTCGTTACGAGTACTCTTGAAAAGGTCGTGACCGAGGGGGCAGTCATCCCGGTCTTCGAAGATGAGAAACTCTCCGGCGTCGTCGAACGGATGGACCGGATGCTGGGCGGCGCGATCGCCAGGCTCGTGAAAAAGGGCGACTTCAAGCCCACGGCCGGCAGTGTCCATCTCCTCTATCCGGAGGGCAAACTCGCGGCGGAGCGGCTGATGCTTGCGGGCCTCGGCAAGCGGAGCGACCTGACACTGAACAGGATCAGGCAGGCGGCGGGCAGGGCGTCGTCCGCCCTGCGCTCGGCTGGAGCCGGGGATATCGTGATCGAAGGGGACGGCTTCGGCTTTGATAACGAGGAGAGGGCCCAGGCCCTTACCGAGGGAGCCATGCTCGGCCTCTACCGGTTCCTGCAATACAAGACCGGGGAGGAGAACCGGAAAAAAGAGGTACGCACGGTCTCCCTCATGACGGAACGCGCGGATTCCGTCAAAGCAATGCAGCGGGGCGCGAAGGCCGGCGAGGTGATCGCCTGGTCCACGATGATGGTGCGGGACATGGTCAGTTCGCCGCCGGCGGACATGACGCCCGCGATCGTCGCGTCCCGCGCGAGGGAAATCTCCCGTGAGTACGGCCTGAAGCTGCAGATACTGGAGCGCGGGCAGATGGAGAGACTCGGTATGGGCGCACTCCTCGGCGTCGCATCGGGCAGCGTGCAGCCACCCAAGTTCATCATCATCGAGTACCGGAAGGGCGGCAGCAAGCCGTTCATCGCGCTCGTGGGCAAGACCATCACCTTCGACTCGGGTGGCATCTCGATCAAGCCCCCGGAGAACATGGACAAGATGAAGGACGATATGGCGGGCGGCGCCGCGGTGCTCGGCGCGATCCGGACCGCGGCCGCGCTCAAGCTCCCGCTCAACATCGTCGGCCTCCTCCCGGCAACGGAGAACATGCCCAGCGGAAGCGCGTACAAGCCGGGCGACATCCTGCGCACCCTGTCGGGCCAGACGATCGAGATCATCAACACCGACGCGGAGGGCAGGCTGATCCTCTCCGATGCGCTCACGTACGCCTGCCGGTTCAAGCCCGCCGTCATCGTGGACATCGCCACGCTGACAGGCGCCTGCAGGGTCGCCCTCGGCCAGGAGGCTACGGGCATGCTCGGCACCGACGAGCGGTTCAAAGAGATGGTCCGCGCGGCCGGCGAGAAAACCGGTGAGCGCGTGTGGGAGATGCCGCTCTGGGAAGGCTATTATGAAAACATCAAGAGCGACATCGCTGACATGAAGAACGCCGGCGGCCGGGACGGCGGCGTGATCACCGCTGCGGCACTCCTCTCGAAGTTCGTGGAGAAGTATCCCTGGGTGCACCTCGACATCGCGGCCACGGCCTGGACCGACAAGGACCGGCCCTACACCCCGAAAGGCGCCACGGGCATCGGCATGCGGCTTCTGACGCAGTTCCTGCGTGATTACGCGGCGGATGGCCGGTAAGGTTCCGTCGAGGCTTGTATCCCCGCTGATCGCTTCCCATCAGGATGCGGGTTCCCGTTCTTCAGCAGGTATCCTTCCGAACTGCAGGAACAAAAGCCTTGACTCTTGTTCGTGCTGCTTCTACAATGTGGCAACTTTTGCAGGACAGGTTGCCCCATGATCCCCGAGCTGTCATATGCCGAAGCGTTCTCGAACCTTGAGCGGATGCTCGTAAAGGGAAGGGCGCTGAAGGCCGACATATTCATCACGCAGGTCCGCGGCAGGCGTTTTGTGGTGAAGGATTTCAGCGGCAAGGGCTTCCTCGAGCGGAACCTGGTGGGCCGCGTCGTGACCGCGCGTGAGCTGCGGGCTTACCGGTCGCTGGCAGGCGTCGAGGGGATCCCGGGTCAGTACAAGCGGCTCGGCCCCTTTTCGATCGCGATCGAATATCTCGAAGGGCGCGACCTGGGCAGCATCAACCGCGGCGAGATCGGTCCCGGAGAGATCCGGCAGTTCGAAGCGGTCATCGAGGCGCTACATGCACGCGGATGGGTCCACCTCGATTTGCAAAAGAGGTCGAACATCCTTCTGGTGGACGGAAAGGTCGCTGTCGTGGACCTCGCTTCGGCGCTGCATCCGGGCGGCGTTCCTCTCGTCGGACGCTTGCTTACGGCGCTCCTGGGCCTTGCGGACCGGATGTCGCTCATCAAAATGAAGAGCATCTACGCGCCGGATCTCATCACCGGCCGGGAACAAAAATGGCTCAGGCTGCGGAACCTGACGATGCCGCGGAAGTGGTAAACAAAGAAGCGTTTGACGGAAGGAGACCCTCATGGCCGTAAAAGGCACCCTGCAGTATAAGCTCACGAAGATAACGACGAAGACCGTGCTGGCGGCCGTGGTGGCCGCGGTCCTGTTCTATCTCGCGAAGGACAAGCAGCTCGCTCCTGCCTGGTTCATTCCCGGCGCCGTGGTCACTTTCCTCGGCGAGGGGCTGCGGTTGTGGGCGGCGGGCCATCTGAGGAAGAACAAGCAGCTGACGACGACCGGGCCGTACTCCTATGTCAAGAACCCGCTCTACATCGGGACACTGCTCATCACGATCGGGTACAGCGCCATGGCACAGAACATCTATATCCTGATCGGCGGGTTCGTCTGGTTCTTCATTTACTACGCACCGTACAAGAAGAAGCAGGAGAACGAGAAACTGGTGGGCAGCTTCGGCGAGGC contains:
- a CDS encoding fused MFS/spermidine synthase, with product MLLSATTIFLSAFLLFQIQPMIAKMILPWFGGSAAVWITAMLFFQTTLLGGYLYAHWSIRSLKPKAQALVHGALLCASLPFLPIAPALSWKPVGSEDPVMRILGLLTFSVGLPYFLLSSTSPLLQAWYSRKYRAGLPYRLFALSNLASLAGLLAYPVIVEPKVTLGQQSQGWSAAYIVFGVLAVASAFLSSRSPGEQACAAKGLADSGDNGPPRAGQQLLWFLLAGCASTLLLAVTNHLTQNVASIPFLWVVPLSLYLLTFVLTFDFERIYSRRIFAWLLPAALGTMAYGLIAWNSQTNLRTVIPVFTAGLFICCMYCHGELVRRKPSPHHLTSFYLMLSLGGAFGGVLVGLVAPNTMPAYFELPLALGACAVLMLFLLDYRRDRLALALGWCVAVTVVFTGGRYMTKYGETARIAVRNFYGGLRVNEYDRGTDEEHRILVHGTVDHGMQLMAPGHRRDRVTYYGPGTGIGLALQSRRQSPIKVGVIGLGAGSLAAYAEPGDLFRFYEINPLVLRIARTEFTYLADCRGSVEVVLGDGRLSLEREPAQNYDVLAVDAFSGDAVPVHLLTKQAIELYFRHLKPRGILALHITNSHLDLAPVVEKLRRELGKQGILIRTEKDEDNNLYATRWALLSSKPIAAPSIRDAAEKLPWRPDLQAWTDDYSNLFQILK
- a CDS encoding DUF554 domain-containing protein, with product MKGYVFNSLLVAGGSLLGLLAGEKVNENVKEAVFTVLGLVTAVVGLRMCLNGGDIIPIVFCLVLGALAGSAFRLEDRVNNALNRMNNAFFSGRYDTEGFVMASTLFCVGSMTIIGSLKDGLNGDGTLIRTKSVMDCFASFLLASRYGRSVAFSAVTVFVVQGALTLFSGSLTALATQRMMSNIDGLGGIIVLAIGLNLLKLKSTKTLDLLPGLLLIVAYGLWSAP
- a CDS encoding pyrimidine dimer DNA glycosylase/endonuclease V encodes the protein MPNDPMRLWSFHPKYLDPKGLVALWREALLAQQVLRGSTIGYRSHPQLERFKAHARPKEAIATYLRSIWREARERGYCFDAARIGPGKTTSRIACTEGQLGYEWKHLLGKLKMRDPERYRELLLASLPDPHPFFIIVPGDIAAWEAAPGRGRQVK
- a CDS encoding septal ring lytic transglycosylase RlpA family protein codes for the protein MRSVVGGSRAGMRQGLMLAVLLLAAACAEKQFPAASSSVSPSVPPAAPAAEARSAQTRTASAQTVTYQETGIASWYGREFQGRKTASGEIFDMNALSAAHRTLPLGTVIRVTNLENLKSIKLTVNDRGPFSGNRVLDLSYGAARELGFIAQGTARVRIEALEQPNGNATYTVQAAVFTEAESAQLLKDRLSRKYEVITITPFETNLGRLYRVRVGSYGTLEKAELVAGKLKLEGLEPYVVRKD
- a CDS encoding leucyl aminopeptidase, coding for MKIAVVTSTLEKVVTEGAVIPVFEDEKLSGVVERMDRMLGGAIARLVKKGDFKPTAGSVHLLYPEGKLAAERLMLAGLGKRSDLTLNRIRQAAGRASSALRSAGAGDIVIEGDGFGFDNEERAQALTEGAMLGLYRFLQYKTGEENRKKEVRTVSLMTERADSVKAMQRGAKAGEVIAWSTMMVRDMVSSPPADMTPAIVASRAREISREYGLKLQILERGQMERLGMGALLGVASGSVQPPKFIIIEYRKGGSKPFIALVGKTITFDSGGISIKPPENMDKMKDDMAGGAAVLGAIRTAAALKLPLNIVGLLPATENMPSGSAYKPGDILRTLSGQTIEIINTDAEGRLILSDALTYACRFKPAVIVDIATLTGACRVALGQEATGMLGTDERFKEMVRAAGEKTGERVWEMPLWEGYYENIKSDIADMKNAGGRDGGVITAAALLSKFVEKYPWVHLDIAATAWTDKDRPYTPKGATGIGMRLLTQFLRDYAADGR
- a CDS encoding isoprenylcysteine carboxylmethyltransferase family protein, whose translation is MAVKGTLQYKLTKITTKTVLAAVVAAVLFYLAKDKQLAPAWFIPGAVVTFLGEGLRLWAAGHLRKNKQLTTTGPYSYVKNPLYIGTLLITIGYSAMAQNIYILIGGFVWFFIYYAPYKKKQENEKLVGSFGEAWTVYDKAVPDYLPRVSPYPARGANRWSFDVVRENSEHETAIGVFIGFAVLLYLLMK